The Salinispora tropica CNB-440 genome has a window encoding:
- a CDS encoding GNAT family N-acetyltransferase, with the protein MDVLVTPEPWKAPDAARLRAAQRAELDSRYGNDDHEPGVAPSADDMAVFVVARQPDGAAVGCGGLRMLAPDKAEIKRMYVVPAYRGTGVATAILRDLEARAYHVGIRQLVLETGTLQPEAVRFYEREGYDPIPNFGPYVGATQSVCFARTLGPPTHS; encoded by the coding sequence ATGGACGTGCTCGTCACCCCAGAGCCCTGGAAGGCGCCGGACGCAGCCAGGCTGCGCGCCGCGCAACGTGCGGAACTCGACTCCCGGTACGGAAACGACGACCACGAACCGGGGGTCGCACCCAGTGCGGACGACATGGCCGTCTTTGTCGTCGCCCGGCAGCCGGACGGGGCTGCGGTCGGCTGTGGCGGATTGCGGATGCTCGCACCGGACAAGGCGGAGATCAAACGCATGTACGTGGTCCCCGCCTACCGCGGCACCGGCGTTGCCACGGCAATCCTGCGCGACCTCGAAGCACGCGCGTACCACGTCGGCATCCGGCAGCTTGTGCTCGAGACCGGAACGCTACAGCCCGAGGCGGTGAGGTTCTACGAGCGTGAAGGCTACGATCCGATCCCCAACTTCGGCCCCTACGTGGGCGCCACCCAGTCGGTGTGCTTCGCACGCACCCTCGGCCCGCCGACCCACTCGTGA
- a CDS encoding TetR/AcrR family transcriptional regulator: MTRTRDVQAQRQRLSAATWAVLAQDGLTGLTVRAVAERAGCSTGLVMHTFPDKLSLLRHARDLLHERTAERIERAEAAAADPRDRLRAVLSQAVAASDDKRQEAGVWIAYAAAAVANADLADLHRKHNRSFLARVNRLLSEAYPDLAQDVRADVATALVALVEGINTLAALDPATYHPAEQRRAVESALVRLTAPGSISSGG; this comes from the coding sequence ATGACTCGTACTCGTGATGTCCAGGCCCAGCGGCAACGACTGTCGGCTGCCACCTGGGCTGTACTGGCCCAGGATGGTTTGACCGGCCTGACGGTCCGGGCCGTAGCCGAACGCGCCGGCTGCAGTACGGGATTGGTGATGCACACGTTTCCCGACAAGCTGTCCCTGCTTCGGCACGCACGGGACCTGCTGCATGAACGCACCGCTGAGCGCATCGAGCGGGCTGAGGCGGCTGCCGCGGACCCACGAGACCGGCTACGAGCCGTGCTGTCGCAGGCGGTCGCCGCCTCTGACGACAAGAGACAGGAGGCCGGGGTCTGGATCGCGTACGCGGCGGCCGCAGTCGCCAACGCCGATCTCGCCGACCTACACCGCAAGCACAACCGCTCCTTTCTCGCCCGCGTCAACCGGCTCTTGTCCGAGGCATACCCGGATCTTGCGCAGGACGTGCGAGCAGATGTAGCCACCGCTCTCGTGGCGCTCGTCGAAGGCATCAACACCCTCGCCGCGCTCGACCCTGCGACCTATCACCCCGCTGAGCAGCGTCGGGCCGTAGAAAGCGCCCTCGTCCGCCTCACCGCACCAGGCAGCATCTCTTCGGGCGGTTGA
- the mgrA gene encoding L-glyceraldehyde 3-phosphate reductase produces the protein MIVTYEAADTRYDQMTYRRSGTSGLRLPAISLGLWHNFGPDRPFDRQRDIVRRAFDLGVTHFDLANNYGPPPGSAEENFGRMLATDLKPYRDELVISSKAGYLMWPGPYGEWGSRKYLVASLDQSLRRLGLDYVDIFYSHRYDPDTPLEETMGALDAVVRAGKALYVGISNHTSEQTRRAAAILRDLGTPLLINQPSYSMLNRWTEEDGLLDTLTDVGAGCISFSPLAQGLLTDRYLDGIPADSRVRTSVHLSERDVSPERLATIRGLAAIAQRRGQSLAQLALAWALRDPRMTSLIIGASSVSQLEANLATLDSPDLTAEELAEIDRQLS, from the coding sequence ATGATCGTGACCTACGAGGCCGCCGACACACGCTACGACCAGATGACCTACCGGCGCAGCGGGACCAGTGGGCTCCGCCTGCCGGCGATCTCGCTCGGCCTGTGGCACAACTTCGGGCCGGACCGCCCCTTCGATCGACAGCGGGACATCGTCCGCCGGGCCTTCGACCTCGGCGTCACCCACTTCGACCTCGCCAACAACTATGGCCCACCACCGGGCTCAGCCGAGGAGAACTTCGGCCGGATGCTCGCCACGGACCTGAAGCCGTACCGCGATGAACTGGTCATCTCCAGCAAAGCCGGCTACCTGATGTGGCCCGGACCGTACGGCGAGTGGGGGTCCCGCAAATACCTGGTCGCCTCCCTGGACCAGTCGCTACGCCGCCTGGGACTGGACTATGTCGACATCTTCTACAGCCACCGGTACGACCCGGACACCCCGCTGGAAGAGACGATGGGCGCCCTGGACGCCGTCGTTCGGGCCGGCAAGGCGCTCTACGTCGGCATCTCCAACCACACCTCGGAACAGACCCGACGGGCCGCGGCGATCCTGCGCGACCTGGGCACCCCGCTGCTGATCAACCAGCCGTCGTACTCGATGCTGAACCGCTGGACCGAGGAGGACGGGCTGCTCGACACGCTCACGGATGTCGGTGCCGGCTGCATCTCCTTCAGCCCACTGGCGCAGGGCCTGCTTACCGACCGCTACCTCGACGGCATCCCCGCCGACTCCCGGGTACGCACCAGCGTCCACCTGTCCGAGCGGGACGTGAGCCCGGAACGGCTGGCCACCATCCGTGGACTCGCCGCCATCGCCCAACGTCGCGGCCAGTCCCTCGCGCAACTCGCACTCGCCTGGGCACTGCGCGACCCCCGGATGACCAGTCTGATCATCGGCGCCAGCAGCGTCTCCCAACTCGAGGCCAACCTCGCCACGCTGGACAGCCCCGACCTGACCGCCGAGGAGCTGGCCGAAATCGACCGCCAGCTCAGCTGA
- a CDS encoding GNAT family N-acetyltransferase: MVSVTPEPWESTDSTRLRAAQRAELDARYHSDDHEPGAPPTADSIPVFLVARDHDGTALGCGGLRFLSTESAEIKRMYVEPSARGTGVATAILHALEEAARTAGVQTLLLETGPAQPDAIRFYEREGYHRIANFGPYQDESLSVCYARKLT, encoded by the coding sequence ATGGTCTCCGTCACCCCCGAACCGTGGGAATCCACCGACAGCACCCGACTGCGCGCCGCCCAACGCGCCGAGTTGGACGCGCGCTACCACAGCGACGACCACGAGCCCGGCGCCCCGCCCACCGCCGACAGCATCCCCGTCTTCCTCGTCGCCCGCGACCACGACGGCACCGCGCTCGGCTGTGGCGGCCTCCGCTTCCTCTCCACCGAATCCGCCGAGATCAAACGGATGTACGTCGAGCCGAGCGCCCGCGGCACCGGCGTCGCGACAGCCATCCTCCACGCCCTGGAGGAGGCCGCCCGCACCGCCGGCGTACAGACCCTGCTGCTGGAGACCGGCCCCGCCCAACCCGACGCGATCCGCTTCTACGAACGGGAGGGCTACCACCGCATCGCCAACTTCGGCCCGTACCAGGACGAGTCACTCTCCGTCTGCTACGCCCGCAAGCTGACCTGA
- a CDS encoding RICIN domain-containing protein: protein MSASAQRPDRAGTVYHRPGATRPRLPRDPLMWGAALVGVAGLLLGGFFVLGGPGGGGTPAVPAVAATGSTGTSTPAAQEPSAPPTVGTSSPTSTPSTAPAQPTGPTVFRQVASGRCLGIDGDGAQATAKLLDCRGDDSRQRWLPKSIGSGLVALVNQASNMCLDVEGANADDGARLQQYPCHGEANQQWRLVPTAGGPVLIAALHSGRCAYPDAGRPDAGTEIRQTTCVDTPDQQWQLG, encoded by the coding sequence ATGTCCGCCTCCGCGCAACGCCCCGACCGGGCCGGCACCGTCTACCACCGCCCCGGCGCCACCCGTCCCCGGCTACCCCGCGATCCGCTGATGTGGGGGGCGGCGCTCGTCGGCGTCGCCGGCCTCCTACTCGGGGGGTTCTTCGTCCTCGGTGGTCCGGGGGGCGGCGGCACTCCAGCCGTCCCGGCGGTGGCCGCGACCGGGTCGACCGGCACATCGACCCCGGCGGCGCAGGAGCCGTCCGCCCCACCAACCGTGGGGACCAGTTCCCCGACGTCCACCCCGTCCACCGCGCCGGCCCAACCCACCGGCCCGACGGTGTTTCGCCAGGTGGCGTCGGGCCGTTGCCTGGGCATCGACGGAGACGGCGCGCAGGCGACCGCGAAACTCCTCGACTGCCGCGGCGACGATTCGCGACAGCGGTGGCTCCCCAAATCCATCGGCTCCGGCCTGGTAGCCCTGGTCAACCAGGCCTCGAACATGTGCCTCGACGTCGAGGGCGCCAACGCCGACGACGGGGCGAGGCTTCAGCAGTACCCCTGCCACGGCGAGGCCAACCAGCAGTGGCGGCTCGTACCCACCGCCGGTGGTCCGGTGCTGATCGCGGCGCTGCACAGCGGCCGGTGCGCGTACCCGGACGCCGGCAGGCCCGACGCCGGTACCGAGATCCGGCAGACCACCTGCGTCGACACCCCCGACCAACAGTGGCAGCTCGGCTGA
- a CDS encoding FAD-binding oxidoreductase: MYAVRDHDQAVAQLRRSYAAVRPGESVRLAKRTSNLFRPRAAPRAPGLDVSGLGGVLHVDPAARAAEVQGMCTYEDLVDATLPHGLMPLVVPQLRTITLGGAVTGLGIESTSFRNGLPHESVTELDVLTGAGEVVTARPEGEHADLFAAFPNSLGSLGYATRLRIELQPIGRRVALHNVRFNRLEELADAIGEVSATRSWAGATVDAMDGVMFSPDEAYLVLATFTDDAGPVSDYTGQEIYYRSLRHRTQDALTGHDYLWRWDTDWFWCSAAFGAQHPVVRRIWPARWRRSDVYHRLVRLEHRHQVAARIDRWRGQPARERVVQDVEIPLERVADFLRWFATAVRMTPVWLCPLRLREPTGSGSARSWPLYPLRPGQDYVNIGFWGSVPITGGAADGDMNRAIERRVSELGGHKSLYSDAYYDREVFDRLYGGDTWRAVKDRYDPAHRLTGLYEKAVARA; encoded by the coding sequence ATGTATGCCGTGCGTGATCATGATCAGGCCGTGGCCCAGCTCCGGCGGTCGTACGCGGCGGTGCGGCCGGGAGAGTCGGTCCGCCTTGCCAAGCGCACCTCGAACCTGTTCCGCCCACGCGCGGCGCCGCGCGCGCCGGGCCTGGATGTCAGTGGCCTCGGCGGCGTCCTCCACGTTGACCCGGCGGCCCGCGCCGCCGAGGTGCAGGGCATGTGCACGTACGAGGACCTGGTTGACGCGACTCTGCCACACGGGCTGATGCCGCTGGTGGTGCCACAGCTGCGCACCATCACCCTTGGCGGGGCGGTGACCGGCCTGGGGATCGAGTCCACGTCGTTCCGTAACGGGCTCCCGCACGAGTCGGTGACCGAGCTGGACGTGCTCACCGGGGCGGGGGAGGTCGTCACCGCCCGACCGGAGGGGGAGCACGCCGACCTGTTCGCCGCCTTCCCCAACTCGTTGGGCAGCCTCGGCTACGCGACCCGGCTGCGGATCGAGCTGCAACCGATCGGCCGGCGGGTCGCGTTGCACAATGTGCGGTTCAACCGGCTGGAGGAACTGGCTGACGCGATCGGCGAGGTCAGCGCCACCCGCTCGTGGGCCGGCGCGACGGTGGACGCGATGGACGGGGTGATGTTCAGCCCTGACGAGGCGTACCTGGTGCTCGCCACCTTCACCGACGACGCCGGGCCGGTGAGCGACTACACCGGTCAGGAGATCTACTACCGGTCGCTGCGGCACCGTACCCAGGATGCGCTGACCGGGCACGACTACCTGTGGCGCTGGGACACCGACTGGTTCTGGTGCTCCGCGGCGTTCGGGGCGCAGCACCCGGTGGTGCGCCGGATCTGGCCGGCGCGCTGGCGGCGCAGCGATGTCTATCACCGGCTGGTCCGGTTGGAGCACCGGCATCAGGTGGCCGCGCGGATCGACCGGTGGCGCGGCCAGCCGGCGCGGGAACGGGTGGTGCAGGACGTGGAGATCCCGCTGGAGCGGGTCGCCGACTTCCTGCGCTGGTTCGCCACGGCCGTGCGGATGACCCCGGTCTGGCTCTGCCCGTTGCGGCTGCGGGAACCGACCGGGTCGGGGTCGGCCCGGTCGTGGCCGCTGTATCCGCTGCGGCCCGGGCAGGACTACGTGAATATTGGGTTCTGGGGAAGCGTGCCGATCACCGGGGGCGCCGCCGACGGCGACATGAACCGGGCGATCGAACGCAGGGTGTCGGAGCTTGGCGGGCACAAGTCGCTCTACTCCGACGCGTACTACGACCGGGAGGTGTTCGACCGGCTGTACGGCGGCGACACCTGGCGGGCGGTCAAGGACCGCTACGACCCGGCTCACCGGCTCACCGGACTGTACGAGAAGGCGGTAGCACGAGCATGA
- a CDS encoding SAM-dependent methyltransferase, with protein MSLIDRHQREASVPAAPSRVARGRGRTLADVIRALTTEPLPVRITGYDGSSVGPADAGITLAIRSPRGLSYLLTAPGDLGMARAYVSGDLGLSGVHPGDPYEALRVLKDELRLRVPPVPEALALARGLGWERLLPPPPPPQEAVPRWKRVMGGLRHSRIRDSSAISHHYDVSNAFYEKVLGESMTYTCALFRSPQDSLETAQAAKYDLVAQKLAVKAGVRLLDVGCGWGGMVRHVAREYGVQALGVTLSRAQAEWAQAAIEREGLTGLAEVRYLDYRDTPREQFDVVSSIGLTEHIGVRHYPAYFGSLRDRLRPDGRLLNHCITRADNRAPHRSGAFIDRYVFPDGELAGPGRVLSEIHDVGLEVQHEENLRRHYALTLAAWCRNLVANWDFCVGEVGAGTARVWGLYMAGSRMSFERNAIQLHQVLATRTSAAGVTSYPLRPDWLP; from the coding sequence ATGAGTCTGATCGATCGACACCAGCGGGAAGCGAGCGTCCCCGCGGCACCGTCGCGGGTGGCCCGAGGTCGGGGCCGGACCCTGGCCGATGTCATTCGGGCGCTGACCACCGAACCCCTGCCGGTACGGATCACCGGGTACGACGGCAGCTCGGTCGGCCCGGCTGACGCCGGCATCACCCTCGCCATCCGATCCCCGCGCGGCCTGTCCTATCTGCTGACCGCCCCGGGTGACCTGGGGATGGCCCGGGCATATGTCAGCGGCGACCTCGGCCTGTCGGGGGTGCACCCGGGTGACCCGTACGAGGCGCTGCGGGTCCTCAAGGACGAGCTGCGGTTGCGGGTTCCGCCGGTGCCCGAGGCCCTGGCCCTGGCCCGGGGCCTGGGCTGGGAGCGGCTGCTACCGCCGCCACCTCCGCCCCAGGAGGCGGTGCCCCGGTGGAAGCGGGTGATGGGCGGGCTGCGTCACTCCCGCATCCGGGACAGTAGTGCCATCTCGCACCACTACGACGTGTCGAATGCCTTCTACGAGAAGGTGCTCGGGGAGTCGATGACGTACACCTGCGCATTGTTCCGCTCGCCGCAGGACTCGTTGGAGACGGCGCAGGCGGCCAAGTACGACCTGGTGGCGCAGAAGCTCGCGGTCAAGGCCGGGGTGCGGCTGCTGGATGTGGGCTGCGGGTGGGGCGGCATGGTCCGGCACGTGGCCCGGGAGTACGGCGTCCAGGCGCTCGGGGTGACCCTGTCCAGAGCACAGGCCGAGTGGGCGCAGGCCGCGATCGAGCGGGAGGGGCTGACCGGGCTGGCCGAGGTGCGGTACCTCGACTACCGGGACACGCCGCGGGAGCAGTTCGACGTGGTGTCCTCGATCGGACTGACCGAACATATCGGGGTACGTCACTATCCGGCGTACTTCGGCTCGCTCCGGGACCGGCTGCGGCCCGACGGCCGGCTGCTCAACCACTGCATCACCCGTGCCGACAACCGTGCGCCGCACCGCTCCGGGGCGTTCATCGACCGGTACGTCTTTCCGGACGGTGAGCTGGCCGGGCCGGGCCGGGTGCTCTCCGAGATCCATGACGTGGGCTTGGAGGTGCAGCACGAGGAGAACCTGCGCCGCCACTACGCGTTGACGCTTGCGGCCTGGTGCCGCAACCTCGTGGCGAACTGGGACTTCTGCGTCGGCGAGGTGGGTGCGGGAACCGCCCGGGTCTGGGGCCTGTACATGGCCGGATCCCGGATGTCGTTCGAGCGCAACGCCATCCAGCTACACCAGGTGTTGGCGACGCGGACCAGCGCCGCGGGGGTGACGAGCTACCCACTGCGGCCGGACTGGCTGCCCTGA
- a CDS encoding MFS transporter, translating to MRNRRVVVLVAVLVSTFALPLSLTGASVALPEIGRDLDTDLAGVQWVVNGYNATFASFMLATGALADLFGRRRVFAIGLTIFAGAGLLAIAAGDILLLNLLRALAGVGAAAAATSAGALLANTFQGQARMRAFSVFGMAIGAGLAFGPSISGLLIDLLGWRAVFAAPALVAVAVLLLVPWLPESRQPHAGRLDWGGTVSFTAALLLLIFGFVQGPAYGWDDPRIVAAFAATAALLVVFVRVERSHPEPMFDLTLLANPRFVGICLAAATVVAVLVPLLVYLPSYLTTVVGLTPSAAGLTLVLLTAPTVVFPLLAGVLTRWLSAAAVIVAAVLTVSSGAAWATVIAPTSGTADLAGPLLVIGVGIGLSIGLLDALAIGSVPPHRAGTGAGMINTARLASETVAIAVVGAVLASTTAGRLADPGFTSGLRTVLWAMAGAAALAALTVAVLVRRNQRR from the coding sequence GTGAGGAACCGACGTGTCGTCGTGCTGGTCGCCGTCCTGGTGTCAACCTTTGCGTTGCCGCTCTCGCTGACCGGGGCCTCGGTGGCGCTGCCCGAGATCGGGCGGGATCTTGACACCGACCTGGCCGGGGTGCAGTGGGTGGTCAACGGCTACAACGCCACCTTTGCCAGCTTCATGCTCGCCACGGGTGCCCTGGCTGACCTGTTCGGTCGGCGGCGGGTCTTCGCCATCGGGCTCACGATCTTCGCCGGGGCGGGGTTGCTCGCGATCGCCGCCGGCGACATTCTTCTGCTGAATCTGCTGCGCGCACTCGCCGGTGTTGGTGCGGCTGCCGCCGCGACCAGCGCGGGGGCGTTGCTGGCCAACACCTTTCAGGGGCAGGCCCGGATGCGCGCGTTCAGCGTCTTCGGGATGGCCATCGGCGCCGGTCTGGCTTTCGGCCCGTCGATCTCGGGGCTGCTGATCGACCTTCTGGGATGGCGGGCGGTGTTCGCCGCGCCCGCGTTGGTGGCGGTGGCGGTACTGCTGCTGGTTCCGTGGCTGCCCGAATCGCGTCAACCGCACGCGGGCCGGCTCGACTGGGGCGGGACCGTCTCGTTCACCGCCGCACTACTGCTGTTGATCTTTGGCTTCGTGCAGGGGCCGGCGTACGGCTGGGATGACCCGAGGATCGTTGCCGCCTTCGCGGCGACGGCAGCTCTGCTCGTCGTCTTCGTCCGGGTGGAGCGGTCCCACCCCGAGCCGATGTTCGACCTGACCCTCTTGGCCAACCCGCGCTTCGTCGGTATCTGTCTGGCAGCGGCCACCGTCGTCGCTGTCCTGGTGCCGCTGCTGGTGTATCTGCCGTCGTACCTCACCACGGTGGTCGGGCTGACGCCCAGCGCCGCCGGCCTGACCCTGGTTCTGTTGACCGCGCCGACGGTGGTGTTCCCGCTGCTCGCCGGGGTGCTGACCCGGTGGCTGTCGGCGGCGGCGGTGATCGTCGCCGCCGTCCTGACGGTCTCGTCGGGGGCGGCGTGGGCGACGGTGATCGCCCCGACCAGCGGCACGGCTGACCTGGCCGGCCCGCTGCTCGTCATCGGTGTCGGCATCGGATTGTCCATCGGGCTGCTCGACGCGCTCGCCATCGGAAGCGTACCGCCGCATCGGGCCGGTACCGGTGCCGGGATGATCAACACTGCTCGGTTGGCGAGCGAGACCGTCGCCATCGCGGTCGTCGGCGCGGTGCTGGCAAGCACCACCGCGGGCCGGCTGGCCGATCCCGGCTTCACCAGCGGGCTGCGCACCGTGCTCTGGGCGATGGCCGGTGCGGCGGCGCTCGCCGCGCTGACCGTCGCGGTGCTGGTCCGTCGAAATCAGCGTCGATAG
- a CDS encoding MerR family transcriptional regulator, with protein sequence MAYSVGQVAKAAGVTVRTLHHYDEIGLLSPHGRSSAGYRRYNDMDLERLQLIRYYRELGFPLDEIATILDDPASDPAEHLRQQHELLTGRIGKLQEMVAAIELAMEARKMNIQLTPEERFEVFGDADPELYAEEAKQRWSGTEAYQESSRRTSGYSKDDWLRHKAENEDWGRRLTEVMASGAATDSPAAMELAEEHRQLISRWFYDCPYEAHTGLADMYLADPRFTEYFERIQPGMAAYLSEAIHANAVSRA encoded by the coding sequence ATGGCTTACTCGGTGGGGCAGGTGGCGAAGGCGGCCGGCGTAACGGTTCGGACGCTGCACCACTACGACGAGATCGGGCTGCTGTCGCCACACGGTCGCAGTAGTGCGGGCTACCGCCGCTACAACGACATGGATCTTGAGCGGTTGCAGCTGATCCGCTACTACCGGGAGCTGGGGTTCCCGTTGGACGAGATCGCCACGATTCTGGACGATCCGGCGAGCGACCCGGCGGAGCACCTGCGTCAGCAGCACGAGCTGCTGACCGGGCGGATCGGGAAGCTCCAGGAGATGGTCGCGGCGATCGAACTCGCGATGGAGGCACGGAAGATGAACATCCAGTTGACGCCGGAGGAGCGGTTCGAGGTCTTCGGCGACGCCGATCCGGAGTTGTACGCCGAGGAGGCGAAGCAGCGGTGGAGCGGCACCGAGGCGTACCAGGAGTCGTCCCGGCGCACCTCCGGCTACTCGAAGGACGACTGGCTGCGCCACAAGGCCGAGAACGAGGACTGGGGCCGCCGGTTGACCGAGGTGATGGCGTCTGGGGCGGCGACGGACAGCCCGGCGGCGATGGAGCTGGCCGAGGAGCACCGGCAGCTGATCAGTCGGTGGTTCTACGACTGCCCCTATGAGGCGCACACCGGCCTGGCCGACATGTACCTCGCGGACCCACGGTTCACCGAATACTTCGAGCGGATCCAGCCAGGAATGGCCGCCTACCTCAGCGAGGCCATCCACGCCAACGCGGTCAGCCGGGCTTGA
- a CDS encoding putative quinol monooxygenase, with amino-acid sequence MWEVRQVLIVAGSMYVDPEDRDNYLAGCLEVVTAARDASGCLDFTISGDLVEPGRINVYERWETEEQLLTFRGAGPTEEQQVAIRDAKIYRYEISGVETP; translated from the coding sequence GTGTGGGAGGTCCGGCAGGTGCTCATCGTCGCCGGAAGCATGTACGTCGACCCGGAGGATCGAGACAACTACCTCGCCGGTTGCCTCGAGGTGGTGACCGCCGCGCGAGACGCGTCCGGCTGTCTCGACTTCACGATCAGTGGGGACCTGGTCGAGCCCGGCCGGATCAACGTCTACGAGCGTTGGGAGACCGAGGAGCAGCTGCTGACCTTTCGCGGTGCCGGCCCGACCGAGGAGCAGCAGGTGGCGATCCGGGACGCGAAGATCTATCGATATGAGATCTCCGGCGTAGAGACACCCTGA
- a CDS encoding YunG family protein: protein MLLTSLAEADRSCLPETDSTALAELDLVLLKDIDRVLRAAWSAETCDPVDLPWAATNPTRGQCGVTALVLRELIGGELLCAVVLGRDGSRQGVHFWNRLPGGVEIDLTRAQCTVDETVQEPSVVTMPPGPPSRCTQQYALLRHRVRGMLGLTD, encoded by the coding sequence ATGCTGTTGACCTCGCTGGCCGAAGCCGACCGATCTTGCCTGCCCGAAACCGACAGCACCGCACTGGCCGAGCTCGACCTGGTGCTGCTGAAGGACATCGACCGGGTGCTCCGAGCCGCCTGGTCGGCCGAGACCTGCGATCCGGTTGATCTGCCCTGGGCTGCGACGAATCCAACCCGTGGGCAGTGCGGCGTGACGGCGCTCGTGCTGCGTGAGCTGATCGGCGGCGAGCTGCTGTGCGCGGTGGTGCTGGGGCGGGATGGGTCCCGGCAGGGTGTGCACTTTTGGAACCGCCTCCCCGGCGGGGTGGAGATCGACCTCACCCGGGCGCAGTGCACAGTGGACGAGACTGTCCAGGAGCCGTCCGTGGTCACCATGCCGCCGGGGCCACCCAGCCGTTGCACCCAGCAGTACGCGCTGCTCCGTCACCGGGTGCGCGGCATGCTCGGCCTCACCGACTGA
- a CDS encoding GYD domain-containing protein produces the protein MPKYLFQATYTTQGVAGLSDKGGTARAEVVRAMIENAGGRVESLYFGIGHHDLFVSCEIPDNMTTAALGIAAISTGGVRAEVIPLITPEEIDEAAQTPVTYQAAGK, from the coding sequence ATGCCGAAGTACCTCTTCCAAGCGACCTACACCACGCAGGGAGTGGCAGGACTGAGTGACAAGGGTGGAACAGCACGGGCCGAGGTGGTCCGGGCGATGATCGAGAACGCTGGCGGGCGGGTGGAGTCGCTGTACTTCGGGATCGGCCACCATGACCTCTTCGTCTCCTGCGAGATACCGGACAACATGACCACCGCCGCGCTCGGCATCGCCGCCATATCGACGGGTGGAGTGAGAGCGGAGGTCATTCCGCTGATTACGCCAGAGGAGATCGACGAAGCAGCTCAGACGCCGGTCACCTACCAGGCAGCGGGCAAATAG
- a CDS encoding dihydrofolate reductase family protein, whose product MRTLIVVSAVSMDGFYEGPGSGVTVPMENCFGTYNLERIQAADTVLLGANSYAMFSGYWPGVADDSSAFEADREFSKIYNRVDKVVVSDHASPLPAEHPWADNTRIISRADAPTEIAKLKEQDGREIVTWASRATWNGLLQHDLIDEIHVLLGPAAIAGGTPLFERPVSLRRLGVRTFDNADTVLLQYGVRQPSEQR is encoded by the coding sequence ATGCGCACACTCATCGTGGTCAGCGCCGTATCGATGGACGGCTTCTACGAGGGCCCCGGAAGCGGCGTGACAGTGCCGATGGAGAACTGTTTCGGCACGTACAACCTCGAACGGATCCAGGCGGCCGACACCGTGCTGCTCGGCGCGAACTCCTACGCCATGTTCTCGGGCTACTGGCCCGGCGTCGCCGACGACAGCTCCGCCTTCGAGGCGGACCGGGAGTTCTCAAAGATCTACAACCGCGTTGACAAGGTGGTCGTCTCCGACCACGCCTCCCCGTTGCCGGCCGAGCATCCCTGGGCCGACAACACCCGCATCATCAGCCGAGCCGACGCTCCCACCGAGATCGCCAAGCTCAAGGAGCAGGACGGCCGGGAGATCGTCACCTGGGCCAGCCGCGCCACCTGGAACGGGCTACTCCAGCACGACCTGATCGACGAGATCCACGTGCTCCTCGGCCCAGCCGCCATCGCCGGCGGCACCCCCCTGTTCGAACGCCCGGTCTCGCTCCGGCGCCTGGGAGTACGCACCTTCGACAACGCCGACACCGTCCTGCTCCAGTACGGCGTACGGCAGCCATCCGAGCAGCGGTGA